The Stigmatella ashevillena genomic sequence GCTCGGTGTACGTGTTGGCATAGGTGTCCGCCACCCCGCAGCGGCGCATCTGGACGCCGCACCCGCAGCTGCGGTCCGCCGCGAAGCGCGCCGTCTCGCACGACTCCAGCGTCCACGGGTTGACGTCCCGCTCCTGTGCGTCATAGGCGCACACAGCCACCTGCCCGGCCTGCTGCGCCGTGGGGCTCACGGGGAAAAACGGCAGGGGCTTCATCAGATAGCCCTCGCGCTGGACGCAGCCGCGCGGGGCCGCATAGCTGCCCTTGACGCCGTTGCGCAGCGTGGGCTCCAGGGTGCAGCGGTCCAGCCGGAGCAGCGCCTTGGGGTCCGTCGAGGTGGGGTGCTTGAAGGCCACCACCTTGCCCGAGCCGTCCAGCTCCTCCAGCGTCAACGCGCCGGTGGTGTTCTTGGCCGGGTCCGGCACACAGGCGTGCGGGTGAAGCTTGCCGTCGCTCAGCCGCCGCATGTCGCAGAAATACAACCGCTTGGCCGACAGCAGCCCCTTGGTCACCGCCACCTCGCACGAGGTGACGCTGTCATCGGTCGCATCCAGCCGCGTGCAGGCGAAGTAATTGGTGTCGTAGTCGTAGCTCACCGGCAGCGGCACCCCCCGCTCATCGGCACACTTCTTGTTGGCCGGCTCCGCGTGCGGGTCCTGCGACGTGGCGTTGCAGGCGGACTGCTCGATGTAGCCGTCACACGCCTGTCCGTTCACCCCGCGGAGCCCAGTGGCGGTGTTGCCCCGCATGCCGAACGGGTTGTTCAACGCCCCGGTGCCCTGCACCCGGTAGTCGCCGTTGTCGTTGACGCTGGCCTTGATGTTCGAGCGCAGCAGCGCGCGGTGGAAGCCACGCATCCGCAGGTAGAACTCCTCCGAGCGCATCATCTGCCGGATGTCTTCAGAGGTGATGGAGCCCTGGGCCTGGATGGCCTGGTACTCCTCGATCGTGGGCGGGCGGCCGAGCAGATCCAACGACAGCTGACGCAGGTGCCGCTGCAAGGGAACCTGCTCAATGGGAGCACAAACGGCCTCCTCGGCAGAGGCTGGAGCCACCGCCATAAGCAAGGCTAAAGCCGCGAGGGCGGTGAAGCAGCGACGCGCGCGGGGCAAATGGAACCTCCAGGGGGTACGTGATGACTC encodes the following:
- a CDS encoding DUF1585 domain-containing protein, with protein sequence MAVAPASAEEAVCAPIEQVPLQRHLRQLSLDLLGRPPTIEEYQAIQAQGSITSEDIRQMMRSEEFYLRMRGFHRALLRSNIKASVNDNGDYRVQGTGALNNPFGMRGNTATGLRGVNGQACDGYIEQSACNATSQDPHAEPANKKCADERGVPLPVSYDYDTNYFACTRLDATDDSVTSCEVAVTKGLLSAKRLYFCDMRRLSDGKLHPHACVPDPAKNTTGALTLEELDGSGKVVAFKHPTSTDPKALLRLDRCTLEPTLRNGVKGSYAAPRGCVQREGYLMKPLPFFPVSPTAQQAGQVAVCAYDAQERDVNPWTLESCETARFAADRSCGCGVQMRRCGVADTYANTYTERTDAFNLEPELIADSVVRNDEPYYNLLTTRRSFVNGTLSEFYRQRQGVGIFNVTAPAPLETVPALAYNQPGTWQEYTRSAFHSGVLTTPSFLYRFPTQRARVNEFYEAFLCKTFVPSKDPLPPPEDPSHRDNNLARRAGCNYCHATIEPTGAHWGRFDERNSLFLSPERYPRFDPKCQTCALNGDTSCGGECGAYVMQAFDEDGANSLGMLKTYLYRTSSEEPNIEGGPALLVQRMMQTGDMERCTVKRIWNEFLGRAMTTQEQQLYLDSLSKNFASNHHSLKSLIETLVMTNAYRRID